A stretch of DNA from Pseudorca crassidens isolate mPseCra1 chromosome X, mPseCra1.hap1, whole genome shotgun sequence:
tgaatgtatatattttttctttccactaaTGTAACAGAGATAGTAACTTGAAAGATACCACCTTCAGTGTATGTACAACTGAGTGCTTAGTGTGTTCAATTATTTAAAAGCCTCACATAAGTCATATAACCTATACTAAAATGTATTATTACAAATAGGATGTATGTTATTGATATCatatagagaagagaaaaaattattctGGATAATTACAATATtaatattcaaaaacaaaactataggcttttcaaatgaatttagaaaaatatcaCACAGGGAGGTAAAGATTTGCAAAAGTGCTTTAATAAAACgtttaaataaattttggttaAACTTGCAAAGTTTAATAAAATTCCTATTATTACTTTTTGTTTGCCTACCCTACAAGAATAAAACCTTCTTATACATAAAACAGAGCATTTAGTACTATAAATAATACATCAGAGCATGAAACTTACAAAAAGTCTGGTATCTGTACTATGCAACTGCAAGAGATTGTAATTTAATCCAAATATCTCCATATTGTATTTGAAACAATCATTaatcatattttaagaaaaaagtcaaagCTGACCCTCCCATTTAAACATAGTATaatcttatcttttaaaaaacataaacctACAGTGTAAGAGCAAATCACTAAATGAACATTTGAACTGAGTGCCTGAATTCATAAACTGCTATCTTTAGCACATCTGAATTAATCAACTACTATATTTAGCAAGAGATACTAATATGACTATAATATGCTAAATCCAAACATAGAAAATAAGTCTAatgtaaaaacaacagaatatttttttgtctcttaacTGGCTCCTTGACTGCATCTACTTTCTCCTAATATGTAGGTATTACAGAAGAAGCTCCCATGCAACTAataattttcaactttttctATACCTTTTCTCCTCCAAAATCATCTGTCCAAGAGTGTTTTCATTTGCTTGCTGGTAAACTCTACAAAAAGGCCAGTCAATTTATCCATCGCCATCTCCCTCTGAGCTTCAAATATagttagaaaaatagaaaagttcaAAGCAGTTGGAAAAGCAGTGAAGTTCCAAAAGGATGCCAGTTCCAATCTTTTGTTTAAAGAAATCTACTTCCTAAAAGTCAAACAGTCAAACTCAGTCACAACTGGAGGCAGCGTcttcagaaaatgaaagaagtttTCACTGCTTCAATCAGCAGATTTAAAACGCTCCCCATCCACAGTGGGGTAGATGTGGCCCTTGAGGGTCAGATACTCAATGGCTTGATTGATGGTCCCGATGCTCAGGTTGCTAAGCTCGGTCTGGAGCTCACGAACACTCTTGCCTTCCTATCGAGGATACTCCTGAATCAAACGCAGCACCTCCTTCCGGATGAAGTCGGGGTGGTAATCGCTGTGCATCTGGGCCTCATCCATTTCTGAGGGAACAACAGGGACACTTTGCCCAGAGGCCGCTTTATCCAGCATCATGTGCTCGTTAACCGTTTCTAGAATATGTGTGGTGAACTCGTTCGTGTCCTCCAGGACACGGATTTTCAACACCTCAAGGCTCTTCACCTCCGCAGAAGATTTGAGGATACCTAACACTTTGGCGTATACTCTCACTGGAAGGAGAGTTATCCCCTGCTTTGCTCTATCTCTGCCGACCCACTGGCGGACGTTGATAGGCTTGGTGGTCATATCATCAATCTTGTAAAGAACGTAATTTGTAGCCGTCTCTGCCTGCCTGATTATCCCCACGATAGCGACTAGGGAAACCTCGATTCCCCTAATCATGAAGACATCATCAATCACAGTGGAGGTGAGCAGCTGGTTTACACAGCAAGGTATAATATCCTGGATTCGGGACCTGTATCGTATGGACTTAAAAGCAAGAGCTACCCTGCCCTGAGACGGTGGGTCATTGCTTCCGATGGCTCCGCCTGCAGCAGAGATGCCGGCATAGCTCCCAAACCCATTCTTACTCATTTTAAGGGCAGCTCCGGCAGACGAGGGGGTGGGGTTTGGCTCCTGTCAGCAAGTTCCGCGAGTTCCACAGGCAGGCTACAACGGAATGCTGGGATTGTGACGACACAAGCAGCCCCATGCAACTGTGGAGCCAATCACCTGCCAGGATGCAGCTGTCTCTAACCAATCAAGACCTGCCATCTTCTCACTTCGCCCCACAATTCTTTGGAGCTGTCGGGTAGTGGCTCCCCTACATCTTAAAGGACCTGCGTGTAATTTCAGACCGTTCCCGGTATctttataaaaatgcatttttaccaggttccccccacccctgcttcatTCCTAAATGTAACGACTTCTGTAGTCACTTCTAAAAGCCTCATTTATTCAACTCACTCAACCACTCAACAGCAATTTTCAGAGCAATAAGTTCAGTATACTTTGTGTGTGGAGGCGGCAGAGgcggcagtgggggaggggggtatGGGGGACGACACACCGCGTTTACTGTCCACCAGTAAACTTTTGCAAATCATTAAAACCAGAAGCATTCTGGAAAAAATGTCGAGACAGCCACCTCTGAATAATTATCGTATTCAAACGCAAGTCATATCTTACcattacctttttaaattttttattgtagaATTACACTTTTCCAGTTATTCTGCCAAATGCATTATCggtaaaaataaatagtatatttcaatttatacataaattcaaatgaaacaactgagCTCTAAATTATTTTCAAGGCTCTGTGGATAGGTCAGGGAAGTACAAATCCCATCATATATTAgggaaaacaagaataaaatcaaaatagGGTTTCTATATACTCTTATCCAGTAATTTCTGAACTTAATATTTTAGTAATTGTGTAAGCAGATcccagaatattttcatattacactgaaaatctatttttccctataaaaacattttatttggggTGTAATTAACTGAAAGGCTTTTTATAGTTAATAAAAGAACATCAGTTATTGGAATCCACCATTGGCAAGAACTTCTTCCTTAAAAATCCTTTGTACCTAGGTAATAGCCTAAATGTGTAGATTTTTGAggagtttattaatattttcttatttattttattggttaAAATTAACTAATCTTGCTATCCCAGATTACATAAATGTGTGAATGACATATCTAAAACTTGTAGAATACAAAACTATATTTACTTCtcaagttaaaaaggaaaaatatcataGAGCCAAtgtacttaatttattttataaataaatatataataattgttATCCGAGTACAGATTTTCTTATAAATGTGGATGTTTAACTTCTGGACCCATATTTTACATAATCAAAGAGGACCTAACCATCCGACTAATATTTGTATTCTTAAAATTGCTTGTTATTAGAGATCAGATtagctatatatttttaaatgtttacaaacTCATAATTAGACATTGTTTTATTAACTAACATCAGACTTCTGGTCAGGAAAACGTGAGGTTAAAATGACGTAAGTGATTATATTCCCAACAATTATATACAGTACAAATTGTACGAATCATACCAAAACAGTAAAAAAGCACCTACCTGACAGGATTGCTGGTTAAAGAAACCCTCAGAGATTCTAGGCAATTAAGAAGTTTCTCATCTGAAATACCAGATCGTAATTCATGAACATATTCTTGTGAAGACAGAGTGCATTCATGTTTGCTGTTTTTCAGCCctccctattaaaaaaaaaaaaagatattattttagacaaacaacaggttttttttgtaacttttaaaatacaataatgcatagaatatgcaaatattttaccGTATAAAAATGTGTACAGAGTGCCAGGCGCTTAAAAACTTTTGGTCATAAAACTCACGTGGTAAAATCATGGTGTATATATCTCAACACTCTCCTCAGCctcatttaaaggaaaattacaCTGATGGTACTCATAACCTGAAGAGAATATGGACTTCAGTAGCATAAAGTATCACTGACAGGGATGCTTAAATTTACAATCCAGGCATTAGGATTAACATTAGCTGGTCCTCCTTGACCCACAGGATGAACATTTAGAAGTCATCTTATTAATTTTCCTAGTTATTTATATTCTATTCTACAGTGAACAAAATTTAATGCAAAACATTATACATAACCCAAATCTACTGAAATATATCACAATATCACCCTATCTGAAAACCAagtgaaaatgtttattaaaatgcaaaacaatatAGTCTCCAATTAGTATGTTAGTTAACAAATTAGTGTAAAGCATTCACCAATTCCTAACTATTCTTTCCTAACTATGTTAATCCCATGCCGTAGTAATCTTAAAAAGCCATTAAATGCATTTATCTGATAGCGACTAGTTTTTAGCTTAATTTCCAATATTCATGGGGTTATTTCTAGAACTCATTATCTCATCACAGCTCCTTAGCTTCATCACCTTGCCATAACTATGTAAGTAGTTTGGGGAAAAGGCTGGGAAGAAAACATCATCAACACATTCATTGTACTAATAACTCATAGTTTCACATTCCAGATCTACATAATCATAACTGCCCCTTTCCAGTATTACAAATGTATCTGCCTGAATTAAAACCCTAGCTTGAGTCCAATTTTGTAAATTCATATGAATTACACTCAATTTCTGCTAAGTATctaagttagaagaaggaaagcaaTTGTTTTCCAATTTGATAGAAGTTATATCATTAGAGGacatagagtttaaaaaaaaaacaatatgttAATAATGAGAAATGGATTCCCTAGGGTTTCATACTATTTGGCTTTTTATTGAGAATGCCTCCTGATATAGAAATTGTCAATCATTCTTAatgtctgaatttttaaaaattccatttaacaGTAAATGTTTAAAGTCTGATAAAGTCTTCTGTACAGGAACTGTGACACTATCACTACTATAGCACTTAAGACATTGGGGCAGAGGTCATTAtgtgtgtctctttctcttccagaCTGGGAACTCCATGCCAAGTATCTAACACAGTGATGGGGTTTAGTGAGCCTCCACAAAAATGTGCTGTTATTGAATCTGTCCATAAAAATTACAGAATAAGGAATACAATTTCATACTTTTTGCTCCCATATATTGTGTAATGGCCACAGACTTGATTTTTCTTGCTTTAGTAGGATATACAGTAGATGTTCAGGAAGTCTACTGAATGAATCACCACACAGATGGCACAGTAAGTAAAACCATCATCGTGAAATCATTTCCACATTTCTATAACTTATTTACCCATCTCAAGGCTACAGATCCACaaggaataaaaaacatttatagtATAAAATTTTGCAGATCTGCTGTCACTTTCACTTTCATATGATCCTCaaacttattttcttaattaatgGATGACAAGGCCATACTGACTCCCCTAGAGGCTTATATATAGGGCTTATTCCTGTAGAATGACCTTTGTatttgctgttttctctgcctgtaAGACTCTTACCTCTGACCTCTCCATTGCTTGTTCTCATCATTTAAGTCTCAGCCCAACAGTCTTATATAAATTTATGACGTTTACCACTTTACTTGTTTACTGTGTCCTCCTCATTAAAAAATAGGTTCCACAAATCAGGAAACTTGCCTATCTTGTTCACTACTGTATCTCCAGatcttaacacagtgcctggcacacagttaaGTACTCAGtttatatttcttgaatgaatgatggaTCTATGAATGGTGAATAACCAAAGAGGTGAATGACTGATGAGCTTCAACATGCCAAAGCTTCCAAATTCAGTTTAGTTTCACTTCAGAATATTACAGTCCTGAGACATTCCATTATAATATATTCAGATATTCTTGTATAGAACAGGTAAACTTAGACAGTATATGGTATGCTGGGGATGGCTCAAACTGCCACTGGGTATGAATCATGGCCCTTCACCTACCTTCTAGGTAATCTTTGATCAGCTGACTGAACGGATTTCTATAAACCTGTTTGCTCATCCATGACACAGGGGTAATAAACACTGACCCTTCATATTTGTTATGAGGCTTAAGTAAAACAATGCATACCAAGTGCCAAAAACAGGCATTTCATATGTGTTGTCTCATAGACAGAGTAAGATGCTCAGAAAATGTTAGATCCTTTCTTCTACATGGTTGTGTGTGAGATATTCTTTATGGAACAATTGGGCCAGCCTATCACCTTGGGACTCACCTCTCATCCAAGCCTTAGAAACTGGTTTAAATTACATAATTGAGGATACTCTACAGTTATAAGGAATGGAAGCAACAATGTAATGGAGCAAGACAGAAGATATATAACTTTAGAGAACAAATGCCTTTTATCAAGCTTAGGAGGACTTTGGGGTTTTAACATAACctcatatttgaaaattatgaaaacatgATAGCATGGAAAGGCTGGACTGGCCCTAAAAGACCAGCTGTTCTAATGTTCTCATTACATAAATAGAGAATCAAGTTGATTTCCCAAGTTCACGTAATTAGTGAGGTTGCAAGAATAAAACACTAACATTCTGGTCCTTgggttacttctttttttttttactgtatgtcACCTTTTCTCAATACTgagtaaaaaattaaagcaacaagTATTTAATTCTGAAATCTCTATTACAAAATGTCAAAGTATCTTCAGCAAAATCAATATGGTGCAACATAATATTAAAGAAATCACCTAAAAACAAAAGAGTGCAATAGATTAAACTAATTCTCACTGTACTTAATAGGGCTGTAATACAACAATGGCTTATCATTAACATCCTGTTCTGACACTGAACAAAGGAAACAACTAGATAATGGGTGGATAATAATGGAAATTTTAATTTGCTGCTCTGTATGAGATTAATGAAAATAACCACTGTGTCcatttgatctttaaaaaaaatgcagacaAAGTTAGCAATTAGCATACATCATGCTATTGCAAAGCTAGGTGAACAAAGAGCTTTCATAATTTGAAACGATTCCTTAATTTGAAAATCATTAGAATGGAGATACTTGCCAGTGTGACTGTGTTTGTACTATTCTAAAACACTACACAAAGAACCAAAAGAAACTTCGGTCAGTTTAATAATCACAACCACCCTACACTGATATGACATGTTAGTATCAAAACCAAACATGCTCGAGATTGGTTCAAGACAGTGGAGTAGAAGGactgctctcactccctcttgaaaGAGcaacagaatcacaactaactgctgaacgatcatcgacaggaagacactggaactcaccaaaaaagataccccacatccaaagacaaagaagccaaaatgagatggtaggaggggcgcaatcacaataaaatcaaaacccATAACTActggtgggtgactcacaaactggagaacacttataccacagaagtccacccactggagtgaaggttctgaggccgatgtcaggcttcccaacctgggggtccggcaatgggaggagga
This window harbors:
- the RPA4 gene encoding replication protein A 30 kDa subunit; the protein is MSKNGFGSYAGISAAGGAIGSNDPPSQGRVALAFKSIRYRSRIQDIIPCCVNQLLTSTVIDDVFMIRGIEVSLVAIVGIIRQAETATNYVLYKIDDMTTKPINVRQWVGRDRAKQGITLLPVRVYAKVLGILKSSAEVKSLEVLKIRVLEDTNEFTTHILETVNEHMMLDKAASGQSVPVVPSEMDEAQMHSDYHPDFIRKEVLRLIQEYPR